One stretch of Amblyraja radiata isolate CabotCenter1 chromosome 9, sAmbRad1.1.pri, whole genome shotgun sequence DNA includes these proteins:
- the LOC116977175 gene encoding ovarian cancer G-protein coupled receptor 1-like: protein MCKRSKDNEDLKKQTSLVILSEVKIAARRSSLALLTMDNQGECNEVNCTNCSLNYSIHQSLFPAVYIFIFILGLPTSLLSLYHSYLQVRQGNELGIYLCNLTISDLLHLACLPLWIQYLLQGDNWVHGEHLCRLTGLVLYENIYVSIAFLCCISMDRYLAVVHPLRFHAFRTVKAAVLVSVMVWSKEIGMALFIFGHNETVMDRKNHLLCFEHYPIQSWQRNVNYYRLTAGFLLPVVLLSFLYRRVLMSIHRSTGIQQEQKLRIKKLVLSAIGIFCICFVPYHLLLLVRTLFEKTCQSVRNIFHFYHFGLLMTSLNCVADPFLYSFVSESSQGVLMRLLEPLTNLFHARESANFNSRIASFASRPSIRSTATTSRPCNAC from the coding sequence GAGGACCTTAAAAAGCAAACGAGTTTGGTAATCCTGTCTGAGGTCAAGATTGCGGCGAGGAGGTCCAGCTTGGCTTTGCTGACAATGGACAATCAAGGGGAATGCAATGAGGTCAACTGCACCAACTGCAGCCTGAATTACAGCATCCATCAGAGCTTGTTCCCAGCTGTCTACATCTTTATCTTCATCCTTGGCCTGCCCACCAGCCTCCTGTCACTGTACCACAGCTACCTGCAGGTCAGGCAGGGTAACGAACTGGGCATCTACCTCTGCAACCTGACCATCTCCGACCTGTTGCACCTGGCCTGCCTGCCCCTGTGGATTCAGTACCTGCTGCAGGGGGATAACTGGGTGCATGGGGAACATCTGTGCCGGCTCACCGGTCTCGTCCTCTACGAGAACATCTACGTCAGCATCGCCTTCCTCTGCTGCATCTCCATGGACCGCTACCTGGCGGTGGTCCACCCCTTGAGGTTCCACGCCTTCAGGACGGTGAAGGCGGCCGTTCTGGTCAGCGTCATGGTCTGGAGCAAAGAGATCGGGATGGCCCTCTTCATCTTCGGACACAACGAGACGGTGATGGACCGAAAGAACCACCTGCTGTGCTTCGAACATTACCCCATTCAGAGCTGGCAAAGGAATGTCAACTACTACCGCCTCACCGCTGGCTTCCTTCTCCCCGTGGTCCTGCTCTCGTTCTTGTACCGCAGGGTGCTGATGTCCATTCACAGGAGCACAGGAATTCAGCAAGAACAAAAGTTGAGGATCAAAAAGTTGGTGCTAAGTGCCATTGGCATTTTCTGCATCTGTTTTGTACCTTATCACCTCCTGCTGCTGGTCCGAACTCTGTTTGAGAAAACGTGCCAATCCGTGAGGAACATCTTCCACTTTTACCACTTCGGGCTACTCATGACCAGCTTAAACTGCGTGGCCGACCCCTTCCTCTACTCCTTTGTCTCCGAGAGCAGCCAAGGTGTCCTGATGAGGCTCCTTGAGCCCCTGACCAACCTCTTCCATGCGCGGGAATCCGCCAACTTTAACTCTCGGATCGCCAGCTTTGCCTCAAGGCCTAGCATCCGCTCGACTGCGACAACTTCCAGGCCATGTAATGCATGTTGA